In the Microcaecilia unicolor chromosome 10, aMicUni1.1, whole genome shotgun sequence genome, one interval contains:
- the FAM43A gene encoding protein FAM43A, producing the protein MLPWKKNKFELIEEEASKEQAAKRKGYALSLNYCALSSLARACPESALSRVGGMFKSRRKKIRITGEDPTYTVLYLGNATTIQSRGEGCTDAAVGKIWAKSELGKQGTKMRLTVGPQGIRMVHAAEERAPQRRPGHLYLLHRVTYCVADARLPRVFAWVYRHELRHKAVMLRCHAVLVSKPEKARAMALLLYQTSSAALAEFKRLKRRDDARHQQLRGAIPLVPLRKLLLLQGQCCYKPPAERSRSAPKLGSITEDLLGEEEEEEEERRALEELLLHPAAGRGTAESADVEGQARDLEQLISDLGELSIGNDVHKLRADLRVTRLLSGESTGSESSIEEPLANGLQEPEEETETG; encoded by the coding sequence ATGCTGCCCTGGAAGAAGAACAAGTTCGAGCTGATCGAGGAGGAGGCGAGCAAGGAGCAGGCGGCCAAGCGCAAGGGTTATGCGCTGAGCCTCAACTACTGCGCGCTGAGCTCGCTGGCCCGCGCGTGCCCGGAGAGCGCGCTGAGCCGGGTGGGCGGCATGTTCAAGTCGCGGCGCAAGAAGATCCGCATCACGGGCGAGGACCCCACCTACACGGTGCTGTACCTGGGCAACGCCACCACCATCCAGTCCCGCGGCGAGGGCTGCACGGACGCGGCGGTGGGCAAGATCTGGGCCAAGAGCGAGCTGGGCAAGCAGGGCACCAAGATGCGGCTGACGGTGGGGCCGCAGGGCATCCGCATGGTGCACGCGGCGGAGGAGCGCGCGCCGCAGCGCCGGCCCGGCCACCTGTACCTGCTGCACCGCGTCACCTACTGCGTGGCGGACGCGCGCCTGCCGCGCGTCTTCGCCTGGGTCTACCGGCACGAGCTGCGCCACAAGGCCGTCATGCTGCGCTGCCACGCCGTGCTCGTGTCCAAGCCGGAGAAGGCGCGCGCCATGGCGCTGCTGCTCTACCAGACGTCGTCGGCCGCGCTGGCCGAGTTCAAGCGGCTGAAGCGGCGCGACGACGCGCGCCACCAGCAGCTCCGCGGCGCCATCCCGCTCGTGCCCCTGCGCAAGCTGCTCCTGCTGCAGGGCCAGTGTTGCTACAAGCCGCCGGCGGAGCGCAGCCGCAGCGCGCCCAAGCTGGGCTCCATCACCGAGGACCTGCTgggcgaggaggaggaggaggaagaggagcggCGCGCCCTGGAGGAGCTGCTGCTCCACCCAGCGGCCGGACGAGGAACTGCGGAGAGCGCGGACGTCGAGGGCCAGGCGCGGGACCTGGAGCAGCTCATCAGCGACCTGGGCGAGCTCAGCATCGGCAACGACGTGCACAAGCTGCGCGCCGATCTGCGCGTCACCCGGCTGCTGTCGGGCGAGAGCACCGGCAGCGAGTCGTCCATCGAGGAGCCGCTCGCCAACGGCTTGCAGGAGCCAGAGGAGGAGACTGAGACGGGCTGA